ACGGCATCATCCTGCTCGGCTATGGCGACTACCTGGCTTATCGTGCGCGGCTGGAAAAGCTCGTGGCGATCGGCACGCGTTTCGTGCGGTGGGGCGCGGTGCAGCAGGACCAGCCGGGCGTGTCGGTCGGTTGCGACAACTTCAGCGGCGGCCAGGCGGTGGCGCGGCACTTCATCGAGCAGGGCTGCCGGCGGATCGCCTTCCTGGGCGACGCCTCCAGCCACTATCCGGAGTTTTTCGAGCGTTATCGGGGTTACGCAGACGCACTGCAGCAGGCCGGGCTGG
This genomic stretch from Demequina muriae harbors:
- a CDS encoding substrate-binding domain-containing protein, with amino-acid sequence LSMLGSITRACAQQGYDLLVSFQQFSTDWHADYADSKKADGIILLGYGDYLAYRARLEKLVAIGTRFVRWGAVQQDQPGVSVGCDNFSGGQAVARHFIEQGCRRIAFLGDASSHYPEFFERYRGYADALQQAGLDVDEALQVDAESTQLCGHTAMSELIARDVPFDAV